Below is a genomic region from Kribbella qitaiheensis.
CGAACCACGGTGTCGTCTCGTCGGTGATCAGCCAGCACCGCTTCGACCCTGGAAGTGCCCGCATCGCCCAGGCCATCCAGGCCGGGCCGGTTCGGCCAGCTGACCTCGGCAGTCGCCTCCGTCGCCTGGTGGCGAAGCGACGAGTACTACGCGTCCGCCGGCTGGCGTGGCACCTGGGAACAGGACGGCGGCGGCGCACTGATGAACCAGGGCGTCCATACCGTCGACCTGCTGCTGTGGTTCATGGGCCGGCCGGTGAACATCCAGGCCCAGGCGATCCGCGCGGCCCACCACGCAATCGAGGTCGAGGACACCGTGGTCGCCACCCTGACCTTCGAGTCCGGCGCGGTCGCCACCCTGCATGCGACGACCGCCGCGTTCCCGGGCGGCCGGACCCGCGTCTCGGTGCACGGAACCGAAGGCGGCGCAGAGCTCGAGGACGACGAACTGCGCCGCTTCAACGTCGACGGCTCCACCGACGAGGTAACGGTCGACGCGGAGCAGCCGGGCGGCCACGTCGCACAGTACGAGGACATTTTCGATGCCATCGGCAACGGCAAGCAGCCGGGCATCACCGTCCACGACGCCATCGACGCGCTCGCCACAGTGCGCGCGGTCTACGTCGCCTCGACGTTGCAGCGGCCGGTCAAGTTCGTCGATGTCCTCGAAGGCCGCTACGACGACGTGGAGGTCAGCAGAGGTATCGGTCTGCCGCCGAGCTGAGGCTCAGACCTCGCCCGGCTCGCGCTTGTTGAGAATGCGCTGGTAGAGGTTGTGGTCTCGCCACGCACCGTTGATATGCAGGTAGTCGGGGGCGAACCCGAACTGGGTGAAGCCGTTCTTCTGCAGGACACGCTGGGAGGCCTCATTGTCGACCAGGGTGCTGGCCGCGATCCGGTGCAGGAGGAGTTCGGTGTCGGCGAGTTCGCAGACCGCGGCGACACCGGCCGAGGCCAGACCCCGGCCGACCTCGGCGGCATCCACCCAGTAGCCGAGATCGGCATTGCGCCACGGTCCGCGCACGATGTTCGACAGCGTCATCGCGCCGATCACCCGGTCCTCGGTGGCCAGCACCCACGGCACCATCAGGTCGTTGTCGAGCGCGTTCTGGAACCGCGTGGCCTGGAAGGCCGGCTCGTACCACTCGTCCGTACGCGCCGGCTCCCACGGGCGTAGTTGCTCACGGCATCTGTACTGCGCGGCGCAGAAGGACTCGGCGTCGGAAGGTCGCACCAGCCGGAGTTCGACATCGGCGGTGAGCTGGCGGGTCAGGTTCATTTCGGTAGCCTACGAGCCTGGCTCGAGCCGCCGACGCGGGGTGTGAAGGCGTCGTGGAAGATCGTCGAGGCGGCGCCCACCGCGGCCGCGTCGGCCTGCAGCATCGACTCCTCCACCGCGACCGTCCGGGTGCCTTTCGCGATCGGGTGCGAATTCACCGCCCGGTCGATTTCGGAAAGGAACACCCCGGCGATTTCCTTTTCGAACGCCGGGCCGCCGAGAACGATCAGATCGATATCGAGTAGATCCACCAGCCCGACCGCACCCTGCGCAATGACCGATGCCACTTGGGTGACCGCCTTCTCGGCGGCCGGATCACCGGCGGCGGCGGCTTTGCACACCGCCTTGTACGTTTCGCCTCGTCGGTCGCGTTCGGATCGGTCTCGACATATCCGAATCCTTCGGCAATTACCGGCAGCGAGGCCGTCGGGTTGCATTCGGCCATCATCCGCGGGCCGCCCTGCGTGTCCCACTCGCCCATTTTCAGGGCACACAGCTGACCGAACTCGCCCGCGTTGGCTCTCAGGCCGCGGTAGATCGAGCCGTTCAGGATCAGTCCGCTGCCGACGCCGGTGCCCAGGTAGAGATAGGCGAAGTCGCAGGCCCGCGCGGACCGGCCGATCCAACGCTCACCGATCGCCGCCGCCGTGCCGTCCTTCTCCACCAGCACGGGATGGTTGAACCGGTGCTGCAGCAGCTGGCGGATCTCCAGACCGCGCCAGGCCGGCTGCAACGGCAGGTCCAAGAAGGTGCCGTCGGCATTGATCGGGCCCGGCACAGCCACCCCGACACCGAGCATCGAGGCCGCATCCACCTGACTGATGCTGAGCGCGGCCGTGACGGTCGCCGAGGCCAGATCCACCAGCCTGCTCGCGTCCAGATCGGCCGCCAGGTCGACGGTCTCGCGCCGCACGATCGCGTTCCTGGGCCTCCTCGACCAGCAGGCCCTGTTGCAGCAGCACGCGCAGGATCCGCGAGACCGACTGCTGGGTCAGCCCGGTCCGGCGGGAGATCTCGGTCCGGCTGATGATGCCCGCCAGCCGGATCGTCTCGATGATCACGGCCTCGTTGAAGGAGCCCAGGTCGTACTGGTTCGCACCGCTTCGCGTCTGCTCGTCGAGCACCGCGGAGTCATTGTCGGACGTGACCATCGCCCACCTCCTCGTCGCCAACTTTCCCCGTTGAAAAAACGCCCCTGGCAGCCCCCACGGCTAGCCGAGACGGTAACCTGCGGCGCTTGCGAGCGAGCGGACGTATTCGAGGTTCGCCGACGTCCTTTCGGCCGGCGGAACCAGGGTGGAGAAATCCTCCGGGGTGACCCAGCCGTCGTAGCCGACCGAGAACAGTGCCCGGAACAATTCCGCCAGGTTCGCGCGGCCCTCGCGCAAGGGCACCCATTTCGGCTCCCAGCGCAGCGTTCCGTCGCTATCCACTCCGGCCAGATGAAACGCGCAGTTCTTCACGTGCACGTGAGCCAGGTATTCACCGAGCAGGTCGAGTCCGTGGGCCGGCTCCTCCCAGCCCTCGATCACCAGGTTGCCGATGTCGTGGATCACCCCGACGTACGCTGGATCCAGTCCTTCGAGCAACCGCCGGGCCGCCGACGCGCTCGGCGTCATCGACCCGAAATGCAACTCCACCAACGCCCGTACGCCGTGGTGGCGGGCACGGTCCTCGACCCATTCCCAATGCTCCCGGTAGGCCGCGAAAGCCTCGCGATAAGTCTGGCCGGGTGCAACGTCCAGACCGGCGATCCGGACCTTGTCCGGCTCCGAGCGCGGCGGTTGCGGCCAGCAACCGATCGGTGTCCACCCGCTCGGTGGGCGGCACGTAGCCGCCGAGCGCGGAGAACTCGAGCCCTGCCTCTTTGGTGAGGAGGCGGATCGCGTCGAGGTTCTCTTCGAGTCCGGTCAGCGGCCAGGTCGACCGGTTACCCGCCCAGAACCCGGGAGTGCCGGTGGCCGACTCCACGTGATCGGTGATCCGCCACTCGATCCCGTCCCAACCTTGCGCGGCGAGGATCTCACGGTTTCCTCGGGAGTCCACTCCGGGGTCGAGTCGGTGAAGACGGCGAATTTCATGGCGCTTCCAGGGCACCATCGATGCGCCGGACACCGGCGGCCCACTCGTCGTGACCGGACAGTTCCGCGGGATAACGTGCGGCCGCCTCCAGGTCGATGTCGATCCCCCAGCCGGGCGCCTCGTTCGGCGTCAGCCAGCCGTCGACGATCCGGAGCGTGCCCGGGAACACCTCGTGCGTCGCCTCGTTGTAGATGTGGCCTTCTTGGATGCCGAAGGCAACCGAGCTGACGTCGAGCGCCACGTTGGCGGCGGCCCCGATCGGCGAGGTGTCCCCCGGACCGTGCCACGCCGTACGGACGCCGCACAGCTCGGCCAGGTCGGCGACCTTGCGCGCCGGGGTGAGACCGCCGATGTCGGAGATGTGCGAGCGGATGAAGTCGACGCCACCGTCGCGAACCAGCCGAACGGCGTCACCCATCGAGGTGGTCAGCTCACCGACGGCCAACGGCACCGGCGAAGCCGCCCGTACTTCGGGCAACCGGTCCCAGTGCTCAGGTGCCAGCACGTCCTCGAGGAAGAACAGCCGGTACGGCTCGAGCGATCGGGCCAGCAGGACGGCTTCCTTGGGCGTCAGGCGCGAGTGGACGTCGTGGAGCAACTCGACGTTGTCCGGCAACGACTGCCGGGCCGCCGCGAACAGGTCCGGCGTAGTACGGAGGTAGTCGCGTGCCGACCAGCCGTTGCGGTACGGCGCTTCCGGGTACAGCGTGGCCAGCCGAGGCGCGCCGTACCCACCACCACCGGGCGTCGACACCTGCAGCCGGATGTGACGCCAGCCCTGCGCGACGAAGTCCTTCGCCTGCTCGAGGGTCTGGTCGATGGTGATGCCACCGGCATGGATGTAGGTGTCGGCAGCGGCGCGCACCTTGCCGCCCAGCAGTTCGTGGACCGGCATGCCGGCCCGCTTACCGGCGATGTCCCACAACGCCTCGTCGATCCCGGAGATCGCGTTGTTGGTCACCGGGCCGCCACGCCAGTAGCCGGAGAAGCCGGCCAGCCGGACCAGGTCGCCGATATCGCCCGGGTACCGGCCGACCAGCAACCGGGCCAGGTGCTCGTCGACGAACGTCTTCACCGCCTTCCAGCGTTGCGTGAAGGTCGCACACCCCAGGCCGTACAGCCCGGGCTCGGTGGTGTCGATCTTCACCACCACGAGCGGAATGCCTTGCGGTGCGGTGACGATCGCCTGCACGGACCGGATCCGGATGTCATCGCGGACCGGCCAGGGCTGGGCGAAGGTGGCGGGCGTCTCCTGCGGCATCAAATCTCCAGTCGCTCGGTCGGAAGGTCGAACTGGTGCCGGGCCTTGAACCCGAGCACGGTTCTCGCGGCGGTCAGGTCGAGTGCCACCTCGCGCCCGACGAGTCGCCGCAACCGCGGCACCCCCGGCGCGAACGCATCCAGTAGCGCCTCGGTCTCGTACGGCGCGTTGGTGGTGTCGGCCGCGACCAGGAACTGGTGCGCCCCCGACAACGAGGCGGTCAGCCCCAGCTCGATCGCGTACGCCGCGTCGCGGGTGTCCAGGTAGGCCCAGCCTTCCCGGACCCCATTGCCTGGGTTCTCCCGATAGGCGTCCACCTGCTGCCGCAGTACGTCGGCCGAGTTGGTGTGCGGGAACCGGAACGACACCACGTCGATCCCCCAGTGCCGCCAGGCCATCCTGGCGGTGTTCTCGTCGTTCTGTTTCGACAGCGAGTACCAGTCGCCGATGTCGGCCGGCACGTTCTCGTCG
It encodes:
- a CDS encoding ROK family protein — its product is MCKAAAAGDPAAEKAVTQVASVIAQGAVGLVDLLDIDLIVLGGPAFEKEIAGVFLSEIDRAVNSHPIAKGTRTVAVEESMLQADAAAVGAASTIFHDAFTPRVGGSSQARRLPK
- a CDS encoding TIM barrel protein, which translates into the protein MGCWPQPPRSEPDKVRIAGLDVAPGQTYREAFAAYREHWEWVEDRARHHGVRALVELHFGSMTPSASAARRLLEGLDPAYVGVIHDIGNLVIEGWEEPAHGLDLLGEYLAHVHVKNCAFHLAGVDSDGTLRWEPKWVPLREGRANLAELFRALFSVGYDGWVTPEDFSTLVPPAERTSANLEYVRSLASAAGYRLG
- a CDS encoding enolase C-terminal domain-like protein, producing the protein MPQETPATFAQPWPVRDDIRIRSVQAIVTAPQGIPLVVVKIDTTEPGLYGLGCATFTQRWKAVKTFVDEHLARLLVGRYPGDIGDLVRLAGFSGYWRGGPVTNNAISGIDEALWDIAGKRAGMPVHELLGGKVRAAADTYIHAGGITIDQTLEQAKDFVAQGWRHIRLQVSTPGGGGYGAPRLATLYPEAPYRNGWSARDYLRTTPDLFAAARQSLPDNVELLHDVHSRLTPKEAVLLARSLEPYRLFFLEDVLAPEHWDRLPEVRAASPVPLAVGELTTSMGDAVRLVRDGGVDFIRSHISDIGGLTPARKVADLAELCGVRTAWHGPGDTSPIGAAANVALDVSSVAFGIQEGHIYNEATHEVFPGTLRIVDGWLTPNEAPGWGIDIDLEAAARYPAELSGHDEWAAGVRRIDGALEAP
- a CDS encoding Gfo/Idh/MocA family protein → MPASPRPSRPGRFGQLTSAVASVAWWRSDEYYASAGWRGTWEQDGGGALMNQGVHTVDLLLWFMGRPVNIQAQAIRAAHHAIEVEDTVVATLTFESGAVATLHATTAAFPGGRTRVSVHGTEGGAELEDDELRRFNVDGSTDEVTVDAEQPGGHVAQYEDIFDAIGNGKQPGITVHDAIDALATVRAVYVASTLQRPVKFVDVLEGRYDDVEVSRGIGLPPS
- a CDS encoding GNAT family N-acetyltransferase, producing MNLTRQLTADVELRLVRPSDAESFCAAQYRCREQLRPWEPARTDEWYEPAFQATRFQNALDNDLMVPWVLATEDRVIGAMTLSNIVRGPWRNADLGYWVDAAEVGRGLASAGVAAVCELADTELLLHRIAASTLVDNEASQRVLQKNGFTQFGFAPDYLHINGAWRDHNLYQRILNKREPGEV
- a CDS encoding NAD-dependent epimerase/dehydratase family protein gives rise to the protein MTSPLARRRVLVTGAAGRIGSATTTHLVELGALVTALTNVAAPDLKADRVIVGDTRSEEDVATALADVELVVHLAALPSPGSGTPYEVYTINTVSTFNVLAQAGALGIDRAVIASSINAYGGPYNPHEVRPAYYPIDENVPADIGDWYSLSKQNDENTARMAWRHWGIDVVSFRFPHTNSADVLRQQVDAYRENPGNGVREGWAYLDTRDAAYAIELGLTASLSGAHQFLVAADTTNAPYETEALLDAFAPGVPRLRRLVGREVALDLTAARTVLGFKARHQFDLPTERLEI
- a CDS encoding ROK family protein: MRRETVDLAADLDASRLVDLASATVTAALSISQVDAASMLGVGVAVPGPINADGTFLDLPLQPAWRGLEIRQLLQHRFNHPVLVEKDGTAAAIGERWIGRSARACDFAYLYLGTGVGSGLILNGSIYRGLRANAGEFGQLCALKMGEWDTQGGPRMMAECNPTASLPVIAEGFGYVETDPNATDEAKRTRRCAKPPPPVIRPPRRRSPKWHRSLRRVRSGWWIYSISI